Proteins encoded within one genomic window of Cytobacillus sp. IB215665:
- a CDS encoding DUF7010 family protein, which produces MNSALKDMQSELIVEAKKGLPFLLSGTIVFFIISLFPIIFPKEIVHFIWLFGLSLIFPLGFLISRILRINLLVTHNPIGILACIIAVPQAFYIPLYIIVYMLIPQYLPFTIGLLTGSHFLPYVWIYKSKAYLFITLNACLSSIILGWIFVDYAFTVVPLANFIVYGVGALLIIRELRVELTY; this is translated from the coding sequence ATGAACAGTGCGCTCAAAGATATGCAATCAGAACTGATAGTTGAAGCAAAAAAAGGACTCCCTTTCTTACTATCTGGGACAATCGTTTTTTTTATCATCTCACTTTTTCCCATAATTTTCCCAAAAGAGATCGTTCATTTTATTTGGTTATTTGGGTTATCCTTGATTTTTCCATTAGGTTTTTTAATAAGTAGGATACTCCGTATTAATTTACTTGTAACGCATAATCCTATAGGTATATTAGCATGTATTATTGCTGTTCCTCAGGCTTTTTATATACCTCTTTATATCATTGTATACATGCTAATTCCTCAATACTTGCCATTTACTATTGGACTTCTCACCGGTTCACACTTTCTTCCTTATGTGTGGATTTATAAAAGTAAAGCTTATTTATTTATTACATTAAATGCTTGTCTATCCTCTATTATATTAGGTTGGATTTTTGTAGACTATGCCTTCACAGTAGTGCCATTAGCAAATTTCATCGTTTACGGTGTTGGCGCATTACTTATCATAAGGGAACTTCGAGTTGAACTTACCTATTAA
- a CDS encoding hemolysin family protein — protein MDLLYLFLIVILIGLTGFFVAAEFAIVKVRMSRIDQLVQVGNKKAIAAKKVVSNLDEYLSSCQLGITITALALGWVGEPTVERLLHPVFEHFDMPTSVSRIVSFAIAFGTITYLHVVIGELAPKTLAIQKAEKLTLLLATPLIWFYRIMYPFIWLLNGSARVVIKLFGLHPASEHEMAHSEEELRIILSESYQSGEINQSEYKYVDNIFEFDNRIAREIMIPRTEIVSFDVSLSIQDFLREVKDERYTRYPVIDGDKDHIIGLINLKSMIKAYFDVKDIDTTTIKDFVTPIIYVIETIPIHDLLKKMQKDQIHMAILIDEYGGTSGLVTVEDILEEIVGEIRDEFDVDETPDVQNIKDNHYILDGKVLISEVNKLLNLSIDDEDIDTIGGWILTKEIDVQENQIIEYEGYIFTLKEIDDHQIKLIEISPR, from the coding sequence ATTGACTTATTGTATTTATTTTTAATTGTTATTTTAATTGGACTAACAGGTTTCTTTGTAGCGGCGGAATTCGCAATCGTGAAGGTGAGAATGAGTCGAATTGATCAATTAGTTCAAGTAGGAAATAAAAAAGCGATTGCAGCAAAAAAAGTTGTGAGTAACTTAGATGAATACTTATCGAGCTGTCAATTAGGTATTACAATTACAGCTTTAGCACTTGGTTGGGTTGGTGAACCTACAGTAGAAAGATTATTACACCCAGTATTCGAACATTTTGATATGCCAACTTCTGTTTCACGTATTGTCTCATTCGCTATAGCGTTCGGTACAATTACTTATTTACACGTCGTAATTGGTGAATTAGCACCTAAAACGTTAGCGATTCAAAAAGCAGAAAAGCTTACATTATTATTAGCTACACCGTTAATATGGTTTTATCGAATCATGTATCCTTTTATTTGGTTATTAAATGGATCAGCTAGGGTCGTTATTAAATTATTTGGTTTGCATCCAGCATCAGAACATGAAATGGCTCACTCGGAGGAAGAATTACGCATTATACTATCTGAAAGCTATCAGAGTGGAGAAATAAATCAATCAGAATACAAGTATGTTGACAATATCTTTGAATTTGATAACCGTATCGCTAGAGAAATTATGATACCAAGAACAGAAATCGTAAGTTTTGATGTGAGTTTATCTATCCAAGATTTTCTTAGAGAAGTGAAGGATGAGAGGTATACAAGATACCCTGTTATTGATGGTGATAAAGATCATATTATTGGCTTAATAAATCTTAAATCGATGATTAAAGCATATTTCGATGTAAAAGATATAGACACTACAACAATTAAAGATTTTGTCACACCGATTATTTACGTGATTGAAACAATTCCTATTCATGATTTATTGAAAAAAATGCAAAAAGATCAAATTCATATGGCTATATTAATCGATGAATATGGTGGTACGTCAGGGTTAGTTACCGTTGAAGACATTTTAGAAGAAATAGTTGGTGAAATTCGGGATGAGTTTGATGTGGATGAAACCCCAGACGTTCAAAATATTAAAGATAATCATTATATACTTGATGGCAAAGTACTAATTAGTGAAGTGAATAAATTATTGAACTTGAGTATTGATGACGAGGATATCGATACGATTGGTGGGTGGATTTTGACGAAGGAGATAGATGTACAAGAAAATCAAATCATTGAATACGAAGGCTATATCTTTACTCTCAAAGAAATAGACGACCACCAAATTAAACTGATCGAAATTAGTCCACGATAA
- a CDS encoding IucA/IucC family protein, with product MNGMHTNTTTMLSQTTFDNEEQKALSYIKTEKPELLDTYIKNIHAGRRGIFQRLFQSLVRERIISEERITWLEGKQLTIRVRLSDVQWLQADVKKLHSLGRFDLAGDIMLCSHKNSHKLAHPAELLEILKNEGLFAGVDDKQYERFKLEIQNGVANLALALTGAERRKQDFPEYIQTSMEWVIKQRQKSANFSPLAFFEQWVVEGHTLHPGAKTKLGLEVGDVVHYSPEWGASPKVVIIAVSKMYCQTTSVNDLTVKDYLYEEYTGLQEIVENYLIKSGLNPDQFDLVLVHPWQFKHTLGGLYKNELEQHHIIPIPEFSLPTQSLISFRSLAPIQRWGQKKHHIKTAINVQTTSAVRTVSPNSVENGPMLSKLFAVIQQRENHFDNTFIVLQERAGSYFQPLNQQLSNDERWTYEANLACILRENPENYVSCEEEIAMPAAALLAQSPISDKKIVIELIEELANRLQTSNNQEAALLFISKYAQVSLRGFLTLMVRYGISLEGHMQNSVSVFRNGELVKMIVRDFGGIRVLPERLEKQGFHATFYPNSSIVTNDVTQLRNIISYSVMQNHIAELITCIVRELDVDEEELWKQVKAVCSAIFSKLKVETDINSVANEDEEALFQPMIDLKGLTTMRLQGDITSYSYKKVPNPLAKWKGENNYE from the coding sequence ATGAACGGGATGCATACAAATACAACTACGATGTTATCTCAAACTACTTTCGATAACGAAGAACAAAAAGCTCTATCATACATTAAGACGGAAAAACCTGAATTGCTTGATACATATATAAAAAATATTCATGCAGGTAGAAGAGGTATTTTTCAACGTTTGTTTCAATCTCTTGTTCGGGAGAGAATCATTAGTGAGGAAAGAATTACTTGGCTTGAAGGTAAGCAGTTGACTATTCGTGTAAGATTGTCTGATGTCCAGTGGCTTCAGGCTGATGTGAAGAAATTACATTCTCTTGGTCGATTTGATTTAGCAGGAGATATAATGCTTTGTAGTCATAAGAATTCTCATAAGCTTGCCCATCCTGCTGAACTTCTAGAGATATTAAAAAATGAAGGTTTGTTTGCAGGTGTTGATGATAAGCAGTATGAACGATTCAAACTAGAAATTCAAAACGGAGTTGCAAATTTAGCGTTAGCATTAACCGGAGCTGAAAGAAGAAAACAAGATTTTCCAGAATATATACAAACATCCATGGAATGGGTAATCAAGCAGCGACAAAAAAGTGCAAACTTTAGTCCACTTGCTTTTTTTGAACAGTGGGTTGTTGAAGGACATACGTTACATCCAGGTGCAAAGACTAAGCTAGGTCTTGAAGTTGGAGATGTAGTTCATTATTCACCAGAGTGGGGTGCTTCTCCAAAAGTTGTAATTATAGCCGTTTCTAAAATGTACTGTCAAACAACTTCTGTTAATGATTTGACGGTAAAAGATTATTTGTATGAAGAGTACACAGGATTACAAGAAATAGTTGAAAACTACTTAATAAAAAGTGGGCTTAATCCTGACCAGTTCGACTTAGTTCTAGTTCACCCATGGCAATTTAAGCATACGCTAGGTGGATTGTACAAAAATGAATTAGAGCAGCATCACATCATACCTATCCCTGAATTTTCATTACCAACACAGTCATTAATATCCTTTCGTTCCTTGGCACCGATTCAGCGTTGGGGACAGAAAAAACATCATATAAAAACAGCTATTAATGTACAAACAACTAGTGCAGTACGAACTGTTTCACCAAATTCAGTTGAGAATGGACCAATGTTATCAAAACTATTTGCTGTCATCCAACAGAGAGAAAATCATTTTGACAATACTTTTATCGTTCTTCAAGAACGAGCTGGTAGCTATTTTCAACCACTTAATCAACAATTATCAAATGATGAAAGATGGACTTATGAAGCAAATCTAGCTTGTATTTTAAGGGAAAATCCAGAGAACTATGTTAGTTGCGAAGAGGAAATCGCTATGCCTGCAGCTGCCTTATTAGCACAGTCACCAATTAGTGACAAAAAAATTGTGATTGAATTAATAGAAGAATTGGCAAATCGATTGCAAACATCAAATAATCAAGAAGCTGCTTTATTATTTATATCTAAATATGCTCAAGTATCATTACGTGGCTTTTTGACTTTAATGGTAAGGTATGGAATCAGTTTGGAAGGGCATATGCAAAATAGCGTCTCCGTTTTTCGTAATGGGGAGCTCGTAAAAATGATTGTTAGAGACTTTGGTGGTATAAGAGTACTTCCCGAAAGGTTAGAGAAGCAAGGGTTTCATGCAACGTTTTATCCAAATTCATCCATCGTGACCAATGACGTTACTCAATTAAGAAATATTATATCTTATTCAGTAATGCAAAATCATATTGCTGAATTAATTACTTGTATCGTGCGTGAATTAGATGTTGATGAAGAAGAATTGTGGAAGCAAGTCAAGGCAGTCTGCAGTGCTATCTTTAGTAAATTGAAGGTAGAAACTGATATTAACAGTGTGGCTAATGAGGATGAGGAAGCGTTATTTCAACCTATGATTGATCTAAAGGGACTCACTACGATGAGGTTACAAGGAGATATTACATCTTATTCCTATAAAAAAGTTCCCAATCCTTTGGCGAAATGGAAAGGGGAGAATAATTATGAGTAA
- a CDS encoding pentapeptide repeat-containing protein has translation MNNKKKKTMLQLPKVPDNLPQLDLNNQLEVDQYFNNGSIYDCEISNKCIERISFEKILFNNVIFTNISFRNIELTDVIFDKCDLSNVDFSNGIIHRVKVTDSKLLGMNLSGAALRNVTFNDCFANYASFGFSDQKNVNFNSCSLSHADFYESKFKNIEFNRCEMHQANLAGTSLKGIDLSSCSFENLTVSIEQLEGCIISQEQAIGFAKILGLVVKQPHE, from the coding sequence ATGAATAATAAGAAAAAGAAAACTATGTTGCAGTTACCAAAAGTCCCCGACAATTTACCACAACTAGACCTTAATAACCAACTAGAAGTTGATCAATATTTCAACAATGGTTCAATATACGATTGTGAAATTTCAAATAAATGTATTGAAAGAATTTCCTTCGAAAAAATACTCTTTAATAATGTTATATTTACTAATATATCATTCAGAAATATTGAGCTGACCGATGTCATTTTTGACAAATGTGATTTGTCTAATGTTGATTTTAGCAATGGTATTATTCATAGGGTGAAGGTGACAGATTCCAAATTATTAGGTATGAACCTGTCAGGAGCTGCTTTACGAAATGTTACTTTTAACGATTGCTTTGCAAATTATGCATCTTTTGGGTTCTCCGATCAAAAAAATGTTAATTTTAACTCGTGCTCATTAAGTCACGCTGATTTTTACGAGTCAAAGTTCAAAAATATTGAATTTAATAGATGCGAGATGCACCAAGCAAATCTAGCAGGTACAAGCTTAAAGGGAATTGATTTAAGTAGCTGTTCTTTTGAGAATTTAACTGTGTCGATAGAACAATTAGAAGGCTGTATTATATCTCAAGAACAAGCTATTGGATTTGCTAAAATTCTCGGCTTAGTCGTTAAACAGCCTCATGAATAA
- a CDS encoding non-canonical purine NTP pyrophosphatase yields the protein MNEIVFVTTNKGKIASAQKSLSKIKVMPFEAELIEPRSDDIREIAKQKVIQAYELVNTPCIAMDSGFFIKQLNGFPKAYVNHMLDTIGIEGILKLMEGESDRFCEFKSCVAFYDGEMMKYFESNSPGYVANAVRGQENKDKWSDLWYIFIPEKFNKTLAQFDEVDFNTYAINKESSLDKFGQWFMNKYSKIGLA from the coding sequence ATGAATGAGATCGTATTCGTTACAACAAACAAAGGGAAAATAGCTTCTGCTCAAAAATCTTTATCAAAAATAAAAGTGATGCCATTTGAAGCTGAATTAATAGAACCAAGAAGTGATGATATTAGAGAAATTGCAAAGCAAAAAGTGATTCAAGCTTATGAATTAGTAAATACCCCATGTATTGCGATGGATTCTGGTTTTTTTATCAAACAACTAAATGGTTTTCCAAAAGCTTATGTGAATCATATGTTAGATACAATTGGCATAGAAGGAATACTTAAACTGATGGAAGGTGAGTCGGATAGATTTTGCGAATTCAAATCATGTGTTGCATTTTATGATGGTGAAATGATGAAATACTTTGAAAGCAATTCACCAGGATATGTAGCTAATGCTGTTAGAGGTCAAGAAAATAAAGATAAATGGTCGGATTTATGGTACATATTTATTCCAGAAAAGTTCAACAAAACTTTAGCACAATTTGATGAAGTAGATTTTAATACATATGCTATAAATAAAGAATCGAGCTTAGATAAGTTTGGTCAGTGGTTCATGAACAAATATAGTAAAATTGGCCTAGCATGA
- a CDS encoding peroxiredoxin-like family protein: METLQASLDTITRQSKATMPMNAFTVLENSIASLQQAGIANGLPVGHKARDFTLTNANGNQVNLYEELTKGPIILTFYRGSWCPYCNRQLRAYEEILPDIKKIGGSLIAISPQTPDNSLTIKEKNDLSYEVVSDLKGLTAAKYNVLFDVPQEVKEVYNQFGLDLSEYNGGGNWVIPVPSTFMIDETSRIRFSYVNPNYMQRLEPEDLLTALRNL; encoded by the coding sequence ATGGAAACACTACAGGCAAGTTTAGACACAATTACACGTCAAAGCAAAGCAACTATGCCAATGAACGCTTTTACTGTATTAGAAAATTCCATAGCTTCACTTCAACAAGCTGGTATAGCTAACGGACTACCTGTTGGTCATAAAGCACGTGATTTCACTTTAACTAATGCAAATGGTAACCAAGTCAATTTATATGAAGAATTAACAAAAGGACCCATCATTTTAACATTTTATCGAGGATCTTGGTGTCCATATTGTAATCGTCAGCTACGTGCATACGAAGAAATACTACCTGACATTAAAAAAATTGGTGGGAGTTTAATTGCCATTAGCCCACAAACTCCAGATAATTCATTAACAATTAAAGAAAAAAATGATTTATCTTATGAAGTAGTTAGTGATTTAAAAGGCTTAACAGCTGCAAAGTATAATGTGTTATTCGATGTTCCACAAGAAGTGAAGGAAGTATATAATCAGTTTGGATTAGATTTATCTGAATACAATGGAGGAGGAAACTGGGTTATACCAGTACCTTCAACATTTATGATTGATGAGACTAGTAGAATCCGATTTTCATATGTTAACCCAAATTATATGCAACGACTAGAGCCTGAAGACCTGCTTACAGCACTCAGAAACCTCTAA
- a CDS encoding VC0807 family protein: MKNNVVIFDIIFYVVFPLVVWNLGRDYIGDYYAMLLSSVPGIIYSLYRFFQLKKVNVFGIYMLATLVIGTLIEVLAGSALQLLWNQVFFAYAMAAFYLATVLTNKPLTLYFALDIFELQGIDKKQSKKIFFQKKFLIVFQLITIVFAVRSIVLAIIKTWLINEYGVDAFDKGILLRQAFSWIMTGVSAIGFIYIAKLISDTPELASVFNFDKDPDKDDVELNSQVNKK; this comes from the coding sequence TTGAAAAATAATGTAGTCATTTTTGATATCATTTTTTATGTCGTATTCCCATTAGTAGTTTGGAATCTTGGTAGAGATTATATAGGAGATTATTATGCTATGCTTCTTTCGTCTGTACCAGGAATCATTTATAGCCTATACAGATTTTTTCAACTTAAGAAAGTTAATGTCTTTGGTATTTATATGCTTGCCACACTAGTAATTGGGACGCTTATTGAAGTGTTAGCAGGTTCTGCTTTGCAACTATTATGGAATCAAGTATTTTTTGCTTATGCTATGGCAGCTTTTTATTTAGCTACTGTATTAACGAATAAACCACTTACACTATACTTTGCTTTAGATATTTTTGAGTTGCAAGGAATAGACAAAAAACAAAGTAAAAAGATATTTTTTCAAAAGAAATTTCTCATTGTATTCCAATTGATTACGATTGTATTTGCTGTAAGAAGTATCGTGTTGGCAATAATTAAAACATGGCTAATCAATGAGTACGGCGTAGATGCTTTCGATAAAGGAATCCTTTTACGACAAGCATTCAGCTGGATTATGACTGGGGTTTCTGCTATTGGATTTATATATATAGCTAAGCTCATTAGTGACACTCCAGAGCTCGCATCAGTATTTAACTTTGACAAAGATCCAGATAAAGACGACGTAGAACTTAATTCACAGGTAAACAAAAAATAG
- a CDS encoding metalloregulator ArsR/SmtB family transcription factor, translated as MKVLNTSTVKRESYAVKFDFSLMWESALGIAAITYTEMLSTLDQPQDYWDNIFDSITSELSKELDLVQKENTWKALLQLLHESNSQSISDFTNFVLNVEDEQLRFYCLPYMGNNYEQIRTAAAKGDQIAIQQSIEITRGHKFFPRYIKFIANVDISILREHVINVLTKWFEEIVLPNSEHLTSILSRDVNLKNEQKAQLTAEEFVSWVTGGIEYLPEPTVTHVLLIPHFVYRPWTIEAKIKDTKIFYYPVHNDSIHPNDKYVADHLLMLKHKALGDVLRLKILKLLFEKNRSLQELTTLLDISKSTIHHHLSILRSARLVLVNRSIYSLNIHVLTTLDFELKQYLNK; from the coding sequence ATGAAAGTGTTAAACACATCAACTGTAAAAAGAGAATCTTATGCTGTTAAATTTGATTTTTCGTTAATGTGGGAAAGTGCTCTCGGCATAGCAGCAATAACGTATACGGAGATGTTAAGTACATTAGACCAACCGCAAGATTATTGGGATAATATCTTCGATTCTATTACAAGTGAACTATCAAAAGAATTAGATCTTGTACAAAAAGAAAATACATGGAAAGCGCTTCTACAACTACTGCATGAATCTAATTCACAATCGATTAGTGATTTCACTAACTTCGTTTTAAATGTCGAGGATGAACAATTACGTTTTTACTGTTTACCGTATATGGGTAATAATTATGAGCAAATAAGAACAGCGGCAGCAAAAGGTGATCAAATAGCGATTCAGCAGTCAATAGAAATAACGAGGGGGCATAAATTCTTTCCACGTTATATAAAATTCATTGCAAATGTTGATATTTCCATATTACGTGAGCATGTCATAAACGTACTAACTAAGTGGTTCGAGGAGATAGTGCTGCCTAACTCAGAACATTTAACGAGTATTTTATCTAGGGACGTCAACTTGAAGAATGAACAAAAAGCACAACTTACAGCTGAAGAATTTGTATCGTGGGTAACGGGAGGTATTGAATATTTACCTGAACCGACTGTTACTCATGTACTACTAATACCACATTTCGTATATAGACCATGGACCATTGAGGCAAAAATAAAAGATACAAAGATATTTTATTATCCTGTTCATAATGATAGCATTCATCCAAACGATAAGTATGTAGCCGATCATTTGTTGATGTTAAAGCATAAAGCACTTGGAGATGTTTTGCGACTAAAAATTCTAAAATTGTTATTTGAAAAAAATAGGAGTTTACAAGAACTCACTACACTATTGGACATCTCCAAATCAACGATTCACCATCACTTAAGTATACTTAGATCAGCTCGGCTAGTATTGGTCAATCGCAGCATTTATTCATTAAATATACATGTGCTTACAACGTTAGACTTTGAACTGAAGCAATATTTAAATAAATAG
- a CDS encoding MFS transporter, whose amino-acid sequence MESAISSRNKRQKLELKRNYPIFRYLGGNLISFCGDQIYLVALPLIVLAITGSPLSMGIFAALERLPNILIPLTGPLADRLNRKAVLLVCDFCRGLIVAGIGILFTLEQLEMWHLYASAVILGILTQLYSTTQFASIPTLVQNKDLHTINSFQSIIFNTGVLVGPTLGGLIISLFHPGYALIINSFSFFLAFCAVATITIPYEKQLKAKDKILISFLSDLKVGFEFVFKTKILNYTNIVLMISTFGTTLFLTVLIFHLKSTVQLGEIKIGILLSIGGIGAIVGSLLTNIFKKYVSYLKIVFFSLLMGGLSIILFGATTSYLLLIIANAIGTMSVALINPCIRTIRQTNTPEHLLGRVQATSRFITWTLLPASALLAGGLSSLVGTSSVIIIGGVICSLSAFILLCLIKFSHN is encoded by the coding sequence TTGGAGTCAGCTATCTCATCTCGTAATAAACGACAAAAACTTGAATTGAAAAGAAATTATCCAATATTCCGTTATTTAGGTGGAAATCTAATCTCTTTCTGCGGTGACCAAATTTATTTAGTAGCCTTACCATTAATCGTTTTAGCAATCACTGGGTCACCCCTAAGTATGGGAATCTTTGCAGCATTAGAACGATTACCAAATATATTAATACCTCTAACTGGTCCTTTAGCCGATCGTTTAAATCGTAAAGCAGTATTATTAGTTTGTGATTTTTGTAGAGGTTTGATTGTTGCAGGGATAGGTATCTTATTTACTCTAGAACAATTAGAAATGTGGCATCTATATGCATCAGCAGTGATATTAGGTATTTTAACTCAGCTGTATAGCACAACACAATTTGCGAGTATACCTACTCTTGTACAAAATAAAGACCTACATACGATAAATTCATTTCAGTCTATTATATTTAATACGGGCGTTCTCGTGGGACCAACATTAGGCGGACTGATCATTAGTTTATTCCATCCAGGCTACGCATTAATCATCAATAGTTTTAGTTTCTTCCTCGCATTTTGTGCTGTAGCTACCATTACCATTCCATATGAAAAACAGCTGAAAGCCAAAGACAAAATACTAATAAGTTTTTTGTCAGATTTAAAAGTAGGCTTTGAATTTGTGTTTAAAACAAAAATTCTCAACTATACAAATATCGTTTTAATGATTTCCACATTTGGAACGACCTTATTTTTAACCGTGTTAATTTTTCATCTAAAGAGCACCGTTCAACTAGGAGAAATAAAAATAGGTATACTCCTTTCGATTGGTGGAATTGGTGCTATTGTTGGGTCATTACTTACAAATATTTTTAAAAAATATGTCTCTTACTTAAAGATTGTTTTTTTCTCATTGTTAATGGGAGGATTATCAATTATACTTTTTGGGGCAACAACGTCCTATCTTTTATTAATCATTGCAAACGCAATAGGAACGATGTCAGTAGCGCTTATTAATCCATGTATCCGTACAATTAGGCAAACAAATACACCTGAGCACCTTTTAGGACGTGTTCAAGCAACGAGTAGATTTATTACTTGGACATTACTTCCAGCTTCAGCTCTATTGGCTGGTGGGCTTTCCTCCTTGGTAGGTACATCATCAGTCATTATAATTGGAGGGGTAATTTGCTCATTGTCTGCATTTATTTTGTTATGTTTAATCAAGTTTTCTCATAATTGA